The window CACTAAAACAGGTCACAAAGTACTAGAAGCACAGGTGTTATCCTACTTGTGCATGCTAGCCATATTATCACATGGGGAGATGTTTTGTTGTTTCACATTTGCAACCTCATGTTTTACGTCATGCCAGGGGCCCGACATCAGCCTACATATCGCCGATAATAATGTGACTGACAGATTGTTCAAACACGCAGGTGCCCGGTAAACTAACCTTGCACTGAGGCCGGTACTCTGATTGGCTCTGAAATTTGAAGCCTTTGTATTGGAAATCAGAGGCCCATGGTTCATTCAACAGTTTTTCTGAAAGATGGCCTGGCCTGACACGCAACAGCTTCAAGCCTCACGCCATGTAAACACAGCTTGATCCCTCCTTATCTTAAACATGAAGAGATGAGGTGGCTTCTCCTCTGCCTTATTCCAGTGAATTAAACAATCactagtataaaaaaaaaaattacttgtgaaaaataacacagtgACCTTCTTATAATCATCATTCCAACATGTTACATGTTTATCTTTGCTTTGGGCCAAGGTGGTAAAGTTGGCTTCattgcttttgtattttttggcaAGCAAACTGGACCCAGTACACAAATCACGTGTAAGCATGCACAGAATACAGCACAGGTGGAAGGttttgaatggtaaatggactggtactggtatagcacttttctaccaTATCTgggcactcaaagtgctttatacaacatgtctcattcacccattcatgcacacattcatataAGTACTTTTTCAAAGTCtaaatgctttctatctaatatttatACTACAATTGATGCTCTAAATGTATCCATtaggagcaactcagggttcagtatctacCCAAGGATACTAGgccatgcagactggaggagccaggaatcaaaccgctgaccctccgattagtagatgacctgctctactgcCTGATCCACAGCAAGGAGGGGGAAGAAAGATCAAATATATCTGATGGCTCTCCAAGGAGCACAAACCGTCCATAAGAGTTTCACAAGCTTCTGCTGTTCATGTATCAGAAAATACACCTGCAGGCCCAACTGTCAATCAGCTGCAGTCTTCacgttttcttcttttttcaataATTCTGAGTATAATGGAGTGTGGATGGACTGCTTTGTGGCTATGTAGAATTAaaatagaaatttttttttctaaatctgtGCCTTGATGCTATCTCATTCCATGCAGATATAGATGAGATTGTGAAAATATCAATGCAAGAAAAtttcaaaaaatgttttcttgggATTTGGGAGAATTATTTGAAACGATGAACTGTACAACTTTCCATGAAATGCAAAACGTGTGTCGGAACTTTTTTGGCTATGTTTGGCTGCAAGGATAATATGGGTTTATGCCAATTATGTCCTGCCTGCAAGAAGTGTAGAAGCAACAAAAGGAATTTTTCTGCAACCAAGATACAATTCATTATAAACATTAATATTTTGATGTGTAAAAGAcgtgtttttaaaattgttttatatttgggaagtgtAGAGTTACATTGGTTAGCATTCACCACATGACAactgggagaggctccagcccACTGTGACCCTAAATTGAACAAGCAACTAAGAAACTGGATGTCAGTGACAAATACCTTTATTATGAGAAGCAAATTAAAACTATACCTCAGAGACATAGTTTGATGGCATGCACAGTTTTTAAAGTCATCATATTATGTTGGTGTGTTGTAAAAACTATATAGAATATAACTTGTCAGAACTTATTCCAGAGTTATTCCTGAGTTTCTTAGCCTTCGGGGCACATTAATCATACAAGTCAATCTGGACCAGCTCTATGTCTCTCCACcaacacactcattcacacaattatgcacacacatgcacatgctctTGTCAAGTGTTAATTAGTCACTAAGTAATCATGTGTCAAAAATGTTATGTGTGCATTGCTGTTCATGTGCAAGCTGCCATAAGAAAAGAATGGGATGATGTCATGGTGCAAAAACTGTTAGTGTTCAGTGTGCTATGTGATTTCTGGCATAGGGACTTTGAATCTAAATAAGTAGCTGCTGTTTCTGAAATCAGTGGTAGTacttctgtttcctttttcatgtaatattttatacataaaatCATGAATGAGGTCAACACACAAATcgcagtgaaacatctctgcagcAAACACAGTCAGACAATGTCACCACAGCCTGCAACAGTTGTGTCATCAGTTTTTATGGTGTTTTCACTGACTAAAATAAGGACACcaaaattctatttttttttttactgggctGGTTTCTTCACAATAAACCATGCACTTAGCATACCTCCTCAAATACCAAAAATAACACCAAATGTAGGTCTGTTGTGAAGAGTTCAATTACTTcaccagacccccccccccccccccccccccccccaaaaaaaaaaaactgtttcagtttcattatcATTTTCTTTGAAGCATTCTGTCCTCATAGAGAAACAcaccatcttttttttcctttttgttcccCAGACATTTATGTTCTCTTTACTAATTGATGAAGGCAAACAGAGAAGGAAATTAGCCTAATGTGTATGACTGGCCATGCTCTGAGTGGGCTGCACCTGCTGTGTATACCCTACTGAGGGCCATGTTGCCAGGTCAGTGCATGTGGCTCAAGTTTTAtgacaaaagtaaaaataaatatacaaagaTATGGTGCCTGAAGACACATTTTACTGTTCTGGTTATGTTAGTGTTTTCTAGGCCTGACCCTGAGCTAGCTCTTAGGTGAGCAGCCAGGGTCTGTGTATCTGTCATTGAGCTTCAAGAAAATTCACTGTGAAAATGTTGATGTTCCTTTCCCTCTTGCTAAACAAATAAACTCTGACAGCTGAGCCTGTTCAGTGCCATCTCTTACCATGAAACTGAGGTTAAACATCTTTTTTGAAACACACAATTCATTATGAACTTTCTGAGTTGCTTCACACTGTCCTGAGTCAATGCATAAAGACAATGCATTGCTTCGTTATTTAAGGTGGAAACCCACCTTGCCAGCTGGGAAAGGCTTCACCTGATGCTGGATAATCAGTTAAGAGACTAAATGGATGAATGGGGCTTTTTGGGAAACAGGTCTGTCTCAtaagaataatttaaaatgtacttTAGAGTACAGTTGCAGGAAAAGTTGgacatatttatacattaatggGGATctgaaacaaatacattttggcaaaatttcttgatgaaattaaagaaaatcaaataaaacaaaacattatacTTATACtaaaatttaagtatttaagAAAATAATCCCTCTGAGTGTAAAAGGTATGGAAACAACTTGGATTAGCAGCCAATTTGAAGGTGAAATTAGGTGTTTCAATCAATAAGAAGACAGCCAGGTGTTAATGGGcactctgtttaaaaaaacaaaaacaaagcacaataataaaaaaatggatCTTTCAAAGTTTGATAATCAACAAATGCTTGAGCAAGTATATCACAGCATGAACAGGAGAAACATCTGCTGACCTCTGAAAAATTTGACCTACATCAGTTCACAGTCAGACAGTGAACAAACTCTATACAacggaaaaagaaaatcaagaacATAGTGCTCCGGGCGTGACTGAGAGGGCATGGTCTATGAGGTCACAGGGACCCAAGGTAACATCTAACCTGTGTGAGACACACAGGTTAGTGTTCATGTTTTCCATTGTTAATCAATGGTGTGCATGGCAGGGCTACAAGGAAAAAGATGCTGCTCTCTACTAACAACCAAGCTACCCATCAGCAGATCTCAAGAAAGTGGGTCTTAAAGCAAGATGACAACcctcagcaacaacaacaaaaggaaaTGTTCCCAAAAAGATAGTCACAgacaaatagaaaaataatgttttgacTGAGCCAAAGTCCTGACATCAATCCTACAGAAATCCAGTGGAAGGGCCTGAAGCAAACAGTTCATGTGAAGAAACCCACCAGCATCTTTGAGTGAAATGTATTCTGAGCCAGATGAGCAGGCCtgaccccaccccacccacacacctCATACCATCTAATTTTAGGATTATGTAGAAATGTACTGTAGTGATGACCTTTTTAGGAAGAATTCTTGAGAATTATAAATGATCTAAAAGTATTTTCCTGCAACTGTAATTACTTTATCAGAAAGCTTGAAAACAAACTAAGAGAAGTAAGAATAATCCCCTGTGAAGAagaatatttacttttttaatgcaGGCCTTTTTATTGCAGTCTAATCCTGAATGATCTATTTGTCACCTGTGATGTTATACACATCCCTGGGAACACACTGGCTTAATTACTGACCAGTAGTCAAGGGTGTAGCAGTGTTCACTGCAGCCTGGTTACACAAACCAGCAATGAACAATCAGGCTTAGGTACACCTATCTGATTTCATTCCTCCTACCCCACAGAGCACTAACAAAGGTCATCAGTATTTGTAAGTTTTAGGATTCACATGAAATGAAGGTAAATATCCAGACTTGTGCATACaggtaaaatattatttattattttgagcACATTTAGAGCACTGGGCAAAGAAGCTGAAGAATCACTGTTAATATCTCTACTGACAGCTGACTTGCATAAGCTTAATGAAGCTACTCTCAAcatgtgtaataaaaaaaattaaaattaaatgagcTTTAAAATTATTCTGAAGAAGTTATTAGTTTGATTATGATTCTCTTTTCTAAATGTTATCCAGAATTAGTTGGATTTGTACATCATTTGCCATATCAGATTACCATTTGCTTGCaatttgcaaattttaaatCTCTCTTCAATTCTAACTTTTCAAGctattatttgaaaaaaatacataaaacagtgtatttgtttttaagcaacagCAAAATTTAGAAATTATAGCAACTCATTGTCACAAATAAGAAAAATTACAGAGTAAAATCAAAAAAattgtttacaaaataaatatcctGTTCTAGTGACACATTTGGTAGTACAAGTAATGCCAAGTAACATTAAACACTATCTTGAACCCTCTCCCCCCTGATTCCTGGGTGAGAAGACAAGTGAAAGGTGATGAGTGGTTAAACTTGCAAAGTGGATGAGCAGAGTCTGAGTCACAAACTGAGGGCTCTATCTTGGGCTACTTCGATTAATATATAGTAGAAAATCAATAGAAACTGGAGGGCTCACACAAGCTAATGTTCATGGTGCACCAGTTACACCTGACTGTAGCCTACTTCAGCTGTGTCTAAAAGGTTTTGTGTAGCCTGGATTGCTTGCATTTATGAGGATCTGATATTTTATCCAACCTAAAGATATGcaacaacacaaataaacacgTAATTCAATATAGCTTCTAAATAGACGAACACATAACTTGGTTCATATGGAGGAATATAATGATTAAAATCAAAATCCAGAAAGCCCACTAAGTGTGTACCACTGCGCCCCCATCCGTTTCCCTAACCTTTATTCCGACTGTTTTCTCCTGACAGACGGTCTGTTTATTCATCACTGTTGAGGGAGAACAAAGAaagcttctgtttgcaagaaATTTCTGAGTCTGTACTTTGTGATTGGATACTCATAAGAAATTATACTTTTAACGTCAAATTGTCATTGCAGTCCTTTTTCTCATCATAATGCACAcagtgtaaaaaatgttttggtaaaTAATTAGATTGTCATTTCCAGTTTAAACAATGAGAAGAAATAAAGTGAACGACATTTACTTTGAAGCAATTGTTTACGAACATTTGGTGGCCAGCTCTTACAACAGTTGAGCATTATATCTGAAAACAAACTCGTGCCTTTCCAGTTTTATTTCGATGAGAAGTAGAAAGGGCTGACGCACAAAAACAGCACTAATTCCAAGTCTTGCCCCAGCTCCGAGAGCTTTAGGGTGACGCATGACGCATTGGAGGCGCGGCAAACATTCTCCATAAATTCTCAGCCTGCTCTCCTCTGGCTTCAGACAGAGCGAGGTTAGACCCCTCACATCACTGACAGGATTTTGAACTATCCCGGTGACAGAGCACCATCCGCCACCGGGTGCATCTGCTGCAATCATGATTAAGAAAATGTCACCATCCGAAAACGAGTTCGACATACCGGCCAAGAATTGCCACAGGATGGTGATTCTGGGCTCCACTAAAGTTGGGAAGACGGCCATCATTTCTCGATTTCTCAACGAGAGGTTTGATGACCAGTACACACCCACTATCGAGGACTTTCACAGGAAATTCTACAGCATCAGGGGAGACGTTTACCAGCTGGACATCCTGGACACGTCTGGGAACCATCCCTTCCCTGCGATGAGGAGGCTTTCAATTCTTACTGGTGAGTTGAGTTTTGCAAACACTTGAAGCCTTTATCATGCAACTAATTGCtcacagaaaatatatatatatatatatatattttttttttatttatttatttggtattAAAAGCGTCTTCTCTTGTGTTTTCCAGGTGATGTGTTCATCTTGGTTTTCAGTCTTGACAACCGAGACTCCTTCCAAGAGGTGCAGCGCCTGAAGCGCCAGATATATGAGACTAAGTCCTGCCTGCGAAACAAAACCAAGGAGAACGTGGACGTCCCGCTTGTCATCTGCGGCAACAAGTGTGACAGAGACTTTTACCGTGAGGTGCAAGAGGATGAGGTTGAGCAGCTGGTTGGTGGAGACGAACATTGCGCATACTTTGAAATctcagcaaagaaaaacaccaaCGTAGACCAAATGTTTCAGACTCTCTTTACTATGGCCAAGCTGCCAAACGAAATGAGCCCTGACCGTCACTGCAAAGTTTCCCTCCAGTACTGCGAAGTTCTCCACAGAAAATCATTCAGAAACAAGAAGTGCAAAGACGGGAACGCATATGGAATAGTGGCGCCGTTTGCACGGAGACCAAGCGTGCACAGTGACTTGATGTACATAAAGGAAAAGGCTGTAGGGGGCAGTCAGGCCAAAGAGAAAGGCTGCGTCATATGCTGACAGTTTATGTGCCAGTTTGCAAGAGACTTTTCTGTGAGAGTTAGGAGCCGTGGTGGATAGCGAGTTTACCGACAAGGAATATGTAAGCCCATAAACTGTGACACAGTGGTGCAACCTGGGCTGAGACTTGTGAAATAGCTCAGCTCACATAGCTCTGTGTTGTGCAGTAGATGCTCTGAAAATGCTGTAAATCCGTCTCTATTTTACTGTAGCTTTCTAAGAGCAGCATCTGaggaaaaaacatgtttacacttCACTGTGCTTTATCAAACATAGTGGAACTTTATTTGTTGCATTATGATCAAATTTGATGCtaaatgtgtatttattgtttacTCTGActtttgcataaaaaaaaataaaacttactTTTTATACTCTGTCTTCCccttctttttcatttcaagCAAATCTCAAAGAAGTTGCATTAAACGATGCACAACTTAAAATGCTCCCTCTTCCAAACGTTTCAGTTAGTAGTTTCCCTCAactggaaaatattctgtgaaaTTTCAGAACCTGTTGTATCACCCTGGCACTTCATACACATGCAGATGTGTTAAAATCGCACAAAACCCCTAAAAGCTCCCCATGGTTTAAGCACTTTTATTGCCTCATTCTTATTTATTCTGAATAACCCTAAATCCCTTCTTACAGCAAGTTAATgatggaggaaaaggaggaagctaataaaaaagcaatttattacaAAGTATCAATATCGCAGgataaaaaaagtgaaaatcccCATTTAATACAAACACTATATAACCAAATCTGCACTCtggcaacacaaaaacaaagacaagttcCAAAAATATGTTGCAGTCTGACACAATTGAGAAAAAGTATGCCCTTCATTATTTAAACGTCCATCCCGTGTTCCTGAATCACACCTCCTCCCTTATCCATTCTCTTTCTCCATGTAGTTCAGATATCAAGTCTTTAGTTTCATGACGCTTTTGGCACATCAAACATGCACAGACTCTTATatttctgcagcagctggttCTTGGTGCGGACCTGCTCGCGTAGCGtggccagctgctgctgctgctccagcgGACTGCTGTCTATCCCCGGCATGTTGGAGATCTGTTCCCGAGCCTCCTGGATCTTCGTCTTCAGTTTA is drawn from Archocentrus centrarchus isolate MPI-CPG fArcCen1 chromosome 8, fArcCen1, whole genome shotgun sequence and contains these coding sequences:
- the LOC115784744 gene encoding dexamethasone-induced Ras-related protein 1-like, whose product is MIKKMSPSENEFDIPAKNCHRMVILGSTKVGKTAIISRFLNERFDDQYTPTIEDFHRKFYSIRGDVYQLDILDTSGNHPFPAMRRLSILTGDVFILVFSLDNRDSFQEVQRLKRQIYETKSCLRNKTKENVDVPLVICGNKCDRDFYREVQEDEVEQLVGGDEHCAYFEISAKKNTNVDQMFQTLFTMAKLPNEMSPDRHCKVSLQYCEVLHRKSFRNKKCKDGNAYGIVAPFARRPSVHSDLMYIKEKAVGGSQAKEKGCVIC
- the med9 gene encoding mediator of RNA polymerase II transcription subunit 9 encodes the protein MATAQPMLEKESDDCSLLPLVHDIIKCMDKDNQDVLQELAKLKTKIQEAREQISNMPGIDSSPLEQQQQLATLREQVRTKNQLLQKYKSLCMFDVPKAS